Proteins from one Gilliamella sp. ESL0443 genomic window:
- the glyA gene encoding serine hydroxymethyltransferase yields the protein MFSKEMTIADYDKELWDAIKGEEQRQEDHLELIASENYTSPRVMQAQGTQLTNKYAEGYPGKRYYGGCEYVDIVEQLAIERAKALFGADYANVQPHSGSQANFAVYMALLKPGDTVLGMNLSQGGHLTHGSPVSFSGKLYNVVAYGVDETGHIDYDQLAKTALESKPKMIIGGFSAYSGVIDWKRMREIADSVGAFLFVDMAHVAGLVAAGVYPNPVPFAHVVTTTTHKTLGGPRGGLILAKGGSEELYKKLNSAVFPGAQGGPLIHVIAAKAVALKEAMEPAYQEYQKQVVKNAQAMVDVIIKRGYKVVSGETKNHLFLIDLVDKKITGKEADAALGSANITVNKNSVPNDPQSPFVTSGVRIGTPAITRRGFKEEESRELANWICDVLDNIDDEQAIQAVKQKVLAICHRLPVYQH from the coding sequence ATGTTTAGTAAAGAAATGACTATTGCCGATTATGATAAGGAATTATGGGACGCCATTAAGGGTGAAGAGCAACGTCAAGAAGATCATCTCGAATTAATTGCCTCCGAAAACTATACCAGTCCAAGAGTGATGCAGGCACAGGGTACTCAATTAACTAACAAATATGCTGAAGGCTATCCAGGTAAGCGTTATTATGGCGGTTGTGAATATGTTGATATTGTTGAGCAATTAGCGATTGAACGAGCCAAAGCGTTATTTGGTGCAGATTATGCCAATGTACAACCACATTCAGGATCACAAGCGAATTTTGCTGTTTATATGGCATTGTTAAAACCGGGCGATACTGTGTTAGGTATGAATTTATCGCAAGGTGGTCATTTAACTCATGGTTCACCAGTTAGTTTTTCCGGTAAACTCTATAATGTGGTTGCTTATGGCGTTGACGAAACTGGACATATTGATTATGACCAATTGGCGAAAACGGCCTTAGAGTCAAAACCAAAAATGATCATAGGTGGTTTTTCAGCTTATTCTGGCGTGATTGATTGGAAGCGTATGCGTGAGATTGCTGATAGTGTAGGCGCTTTCTTATTTGTGGATATGGCACACGTGGCCGGCTTAGTCGCAGCAGGGGTTTATCCAAATCCTGTCCCATTTGCGCATGTAGTGACAACCACAACGCACAAAACGCTTGGCGGACCTCGTGGTGGACTTATTTTGGCCAAAGGTGGCAGTGAAGAACTTTATAAAAAATTAAACTCAGCTGTATTCCCAGGCGCACAGGGTGGTCCATTAATTCATGTCATTGCTGCCAAAGCAGTTGCATTAAAAGAGGCGATGGAACCAGCATATCAAGAATATCAAAAACAAGTTGTTAAAAATGCTCAGGCGATGGTTGATGTAATTATCAAACGTGGCTACAAAGTCGTGTCTGGCGAAACAAAAAATCACTTATTCTTAATTGATTTGGTTGATAAAAAGATAACCGGTAAAGAGGCTGATGCCGCTTTAGGTAGTGCTAATATCACCGTCAATAAAAATAGCGTACCTAATGATCCACAAAGTCCATTTGTGACATCTGGCGTTCGAATTGGTACACCAGCCATAACTCGTCGAGGTTTTAAAGAAGAAGAATCTCGTGAATTAGCCAACTGGATTTGTGATGTATTAGATAATATTGATGATGAACAAGCG
- the rfaP gene encoding lipopolysaccharide core heptose(I) kinase RfaP, with protein MNEIKLKSPFKELWLGKDPFTEVELISGKVYRAVKQRKTLNFELDGESYFIKIHRGSTVKEIVKNLISLRLPVLDAKQEWDAIHRLEQVGVNTMDGRAFGRKGLNPLTRHSFIITKDLNPTISLEDFTRPWLDNPPSYHLKRSLTIYLANMTAKMHGAGVNHRDCYLCHFLLDLPLYENSEEIKLSVIDLHRAQTRDKVPTRWRDKDLIGLYFSSINIGLTQRDIWRFLRTYFNKPIKAIVRDEHKLIDSAKRKAERIAKRTEKYQL; from the coding sequence ATGAATGAAATCAAACTAAAATCACCCTTTAAAGAGTTATGGTTAGGTAAAGACCCATTCACTGAAGTTGAATTAATTTCAGGTAAAGTTTATCGTGCGGTTAAACAAAGAAAAACCCTTAATTTTGAGTTGGATGGTGAATCTTATTTTATTAAAATTCATCGTGGCAGCACGGTTAAAGAGATTGTAAAAAACCTTATTTCTTTACGTTTGCCAGTTCTAGATGCTAAACAAGAGTGGGATGCAATTCATCGTTTAGAGCAAGTTGGTGTTAATACGATGGATGGGCGCGCTTTTGGGCGCAAGGGATTAAATCCGCTTACTCGGCATTCGTTTATTATTACTAAAGATCTTAATCCAACCATTAGTTTAGAGGATTTTACTCGACCATGGTTAGACAATCCACCTAGCTATCATTTAAAACGTTCGTTAACTATTTATTTAGCTAATATGACCGCTAAAATGCACGGCGCGGGTGTGAATCACCGTGATTGTTATTTGTGTCATTTTTTGTTGGATTTACCGTTATATGAAAATAGTGAAGAAATAAAACTTTCTGTAATTGATCTTCATCGAGCACAAACACGTGATAAAGTCCCGACGCGTTGGCGTGATAAAGATTTAATTGGACTTTACTTTTCATCAATTAATATTGGGCTAACTCAGCGAGATATTTGGCGTTTTTTAAGAACCTATTTTAATAAACCCATTAAAGCCATTGTACGTGATGAGCATAAGTTAATTGATAGTGCTAAGCGTAAAGCTGAGCGCATTGCGAAACGAACTGAAAAGTACCAACTTTAA
- a CDS encoding DUF2813 domain-containing protein encodes MFIEQIDIKGFRGIKQLSLKLNAKSSVLIGENQWGKSSLLSALKLLTLDNKFYQFVDSDFYYDNDDGNHISINVVYCESYPNQLNEQAYQPLQAVSYSSQLDNLYRITYQMSAQKSVDSIITEHHLLNEHGQLLKLDDSKLLIAILINLNPVMPLKNSINAKDLPVTNQPLSQHFIDQLSEQLKAHSEQLSQAELNRGLQAARSLLEYYFVDYQQRSNYKKMAQKNSPKVEDWNSLERINNILDDLNNDYLRTALLGIFGSIVNAKGDNPLSHSSVPILILEEPESQLHPIILSVGFRLLKNLPAQKIITSNSSDLVSLFPLESIYRLIRLPDQIVTKYISPHSLSVADSRRILFHVLYRRPIALFARCWLLVEGETEVWLLRELAEQSGYHLSSEGIQLLEFAQCGLKPLIHYANKMGIRWYVITDGDMAGKKYAETVQSQCAPGENLNDYITVLPARDIENFLFKHGFSHVYKLAAYNTVAHIDMSVPKIIQKAIHKSSKPDLAIAVCDDAKARGIIAIPRLLTDTFAKLVKTSKSLL; translated from the coding sequence ATGTTTATTGAACAAATTGATATCAAAGGGTTTAGAGGAATTAAGCAACTTTCGTTAAAACTTAACGCTAAATCAAGCGTTCTAATTGGTGAAAATCAATGGGGGAAATCCAGTTTACTTAGTGCGTTAAAGTTGCTAACTCTAGATAATAAGTTTTATCAGTTTGTCGATTCAGATTTCTATTATGATAATGATGATGGTAATCATATCTCAATAAATGTTGTCTATTGTGAATCCTATCCAAATCAATTAAATGAACAAGCTTATCAACCTTTGCAAGCCGTTAGCTATAGCTCGCAGTTAGATAATTTATATCGAATTACTTACCAAATGAGTGCTCAAAAAAGTGTTGATAGTATTATCACTGAGCATCATTTGTTAAATGAGCACGGACAGTTGTTAAAATTAGATGATTCTAAGTTATTAATTGCTATTTTAATTAATTTGAATCCAGTGATGCCGCTTAAAAATTCGATTAATGCTAAAGATTTACCTGTTACTAATCAACCTTTATCACAACACTTTATTGACCAGCTTTCCGAACAGTTAAAAGCCCATTCAGAGCAATTGAGCCAAGCTGAACTTAATCGAGGATTACAAGCTGCTCGTTCATTATTAGAATACTATTTTGTTGATTATCAACAACGTTCTAATTATAAAAAAATGGCGCAGAAAAATAGTCCAAAAGTAGAAGATTGGAATTCTCTTGAGCGCATCAATAATATTTTGGATGATTTGAATAATGATTATTTACGTACTGCCCTTTTAGGTATATTTGGTTCTATTGTTAATGCTAAGGGTGATAATCCACTATCACACAGCTCTGTGCCTATTTTAATTTTGGAAGAGCCAGAAAGTCAGCTACACCCAATTATTTTATCGGTTGGCTTTCGATTATTGAAAAATTTACCCGCTCAAAAAATTATTACCTCTAATTCAAGTGATTTGGTGTCGTTATTTCCTTTGGAGAGTATTTATCGATTAATCCGACTTCCAGATCAAATTGTCACTAAGTACATTTCACCTCATTCATTGAGTGTTGCCGATAGTCGACGCATTTTGTTCCATGTCCTTTATCGACGCCCTATAGCCCTATTTGCCCGTTGTTGGTTACTGGTTGAGGGTGAAACTGAAGTGTGGTTATTAAGAGAGCTCGCAGAACAAAGTGGTTATCACTTAAGTTCGGAAGGAATTCAATTGTTAGAATTTGCGCAATGTGGTTTAAAACCATTAATCCATTATGCAAATAAAATGGGCATTCGTTGGTACGTGATTACTGATGGCGATATGGCTGGAAAAAAATATGCCGAAACCGTGCAATCACAATGTGCTCCAGGTGAAAATCTAAACGATTATATTACTGTATTACCCGCGCGTGATATTGAAAACTTTTTATTCAAACATGGCTTTAGTCATGTCTATAAATTAGCTGCTTATAATACCGTTGCTCATATTGATATGTCGGTACCCAAAATTATTCAAAAGGCGATCCATAAAAGTTCAAAACCAGATTTGGCTATT
- a CDS encoding DMT family transporter, with translation MNKDIFFNNKYVILFLFLVVCFTWGTTWIGIKIAVETVNPLLAAGLRFVIAFPFLVLITIIAKSPILFPRKSFHFFLLLTLFYFTIPYYLISFGEQYVSSGLTSLLFSTMPIFSIIFAKIILKDKIYINQVIGITVGFLCLMYILISEGFILSYSDFWGVISILLAALMHGFLYVYSKKAGEGINVFTFNTLPIGVAGIALCLLSFTFEEKNFQTISLNSWLALIYLGIFASVFGFIAYFFLLKRMSPVVLSFIFIIFPVVAIFFHRFMSIKSFQLTSSFVQSLCCVGLL, from the coding sequence ATGAATAAGGACATTTTTTTTAATAACAAATATGTTATTTTATTTCTCTTTCTCGTTGTGTGCTTCACATGGGGAACGACATGGATTGGAATAAAAATTGCCGTTGAAACTGTTAACCCTTTGTTAGCCGCAGGTCTGCGCTTTGTTATCGCATTTCCTTTTTTAGTATTAATTACAATTATTGCTAAATCACCAATACTGTTTCCTCGAAAATCATTCCATTTTTTTCTACTATTAACGTTATTTTATTTTACCATTCCTTATTATTTAATTAGTTTTGGTGAACAATATGTATCGTCAGGTTTAACCTCATTGTTATTTAGCACTATGCCGATTTTTTCAATTATTTTCGCTAAGATAATCTTAAAAGATAAAATATATATAAATCAGGTAATAGGTATTACAGTGGGATTTTTATGTTTGATGTACATTTTAATCTCTGAAGGTTTTATTCTTTCCTATAGCGATTTTTGGGGCGTAATATCAATACTGTTAGCGGCATTGATGCATGGTTTTTTATATGTTTACTCCAAAAAAGCTGGCGAAGGTATAAATGTATTTACCTTCAATACTCTACCGATAGGCGTTGCGGGTATCGCACTTTGTTTGTTGAGTTTTACTTTTGAAGAAAAGAATTTTCAAACTATCTCGTTAAATAGCTGGTTAGCATTAATTTATCTCGGTATTTTTGCATCCGTATTTGGCTTTATTGCTTATTTCTTTTTATTAAAACGAATGAGCCCGGTAGTATTGTCATTTATTTTTATTATTTTCCCGGTCGTTGCTATTTTTTTTCATCGATTTATGAGCATAAAATCATTTCAACTAACTTCATCATTTGTACAATCATTATGTTGTGTGGGTTTGCTATAA
- a CDS encoding TIGR01212 family radical SAM protein (This family includes YhcC from E. coli K-12, an uncharacterized radical SAM protein.), translating to MQLHLVVNTFGADLQRRYGEKIYKLTLHGGFSCPNRDGTIGVGGCTFCNVASIIDESIQVKTISQQLAQQAHQMKKSKRYLAYFQAYTSTYAEVEILKNMYEEALNNADIVGLCVGTRPDCVPDEALDLLASYHAKGFEVWLELGLQTAHDKTLHSINRGHTFDVYHQTVQKARRLGIKVCTHLIIGLPKETKQDNLITLDCVLNSGVDGLKLHPLHIVEGSIMAKAWRAGRLDVLSLEQYVDIAGDIIRQTPANILYHRISANARKPTLLAPDWCENHWQSMNAVDNNLRQFGAQGSAINDTYHFEL from the coding sequence ATGCAACTTCATTTAGTGGTCAATACGTTTGGTGCTGACCTGCAACGCCGTTATGGCGAAAAAATCTATAAACTCACCTTACATGGCGGTTTTAGCTGTCCTAATCGGGACGGAACTATCGGTGTAGGCGGTTGCACCTTTTGTAATGTCGCATCGATTATCGATGAGTCGATTCAAGTCAAAACCATTTCACAGCAACTTGCCCAACAGGCGCATCAGATGAAAAAATCTAAGCGCTATCTTGCTTATTTTCAGGCTTATACCAGTACTTATGCCGAAGTCGAAATACTCAAAAATATGTATGAAGAAGCACTTAATAATGCCGATATTGTTGGACTTTGTGTTGGTACTCGCCCTGATTGTGTGCCGGATGAAGCGCTGGATTTACTTGCCAGTTATCATGCCAAAGGCTTTGAAGTTTGGCTGGAGCTTGGCTTACAAACCGCTCATGATAAAACCTTACACAGTATTAATCGTGGACATACGTTCGATGTTTATCACCAAACCGTTCAAAAGGCGCGTAGACTTGGTATAAAAGTTTGTACTCACTTAATTATTGGTCTACCTAAAGAAACTAAGCAAGATAATTTAATTACGCTAGATTGTGTTTTAAATAGCGGTGTTGATGGTTTAAAACTACATCCACTACATATTGTAGAAGGTAGTATTATGGCTAAAGCATGGCGTGCAGGTCGGCTTGATGTATTGTCCTTAGAGCAGTATGTCGATATTGCTGGTGATATTATTCGGCAAACCCCTGCCAATATTTTATACCACCGTATCTCCGCCAATGCCCGCAAACCCACCCTACTTGCCCCTGATTGGTGCGAAAACCATTGGCAATCGATGAATGCGGTTGATAATAATTTACGCCAATTTGGTGCGCAAGGTAGTGCAATTAATGACACTTATCACTTTGAGTTATAA
- a CDS encoding glycosyltransferase family 4 protein — translation MQLAFCIYKYFPFGGLQRDFLQIATACQARGHQIRVYVLDWQGDKPAGIDIIIVPQKGFSNHSRNQAYYHWVKAHIQANPVNCVVGFNKMPDLDVYFAGDTCFAEKVAHKGFFYRLSKRCKHYLAFENSVFSRSSQTKIMVLTKQQIQDFKNHYHTQDERFFLLPPGIALDRKYCADSPKKREQFRQANQISLDDFVIVQIGSDFKRKGVDRSLRAIAALPDALRQKVSYLVVGQDNPEPYQKLADDLGISKQVRFFSGRNDIPDFLFSADLLLHPARQEAAGMVLIEALAAGVPVIVSDISGYAYHISQANAGIVLPEPYDQSTLNQALERSISDKEQWGNWHNHAIAYGDSEDLYHLAQRAADIILGCRYE, via the coding sequence ATGCAACTAGCTTTTTGTATTTATAAATATTTCCCTTTTGGCGGGTTACAACGTGATTTCTTGCAAATTGCTACCGCTTGCCAAGCTCGTGGACATCAGATCCGTGTTTATGTATTGGACTGGCAAGGTGATAAACCAGCTGGGATTGATATTATTATCGTGCCCCAAAAAGGATTCTCTAACCATAGCCGAAATCAAGCCTATTATCATTGGGTGAAGGCTCACATACAAGCTAATCCAGTAAACTGTGTGGTGGGTTTTAATAAAATGCCTGATTTGGATGTCTATTTTGCTGGAGATACTTGTTTTGCTGAAAAAGTCGCTCATAAAGGCTTTTTTTATAGATTATCGAAACGTTGCAAGCACTATTTAGCATTTGAAAATTCAGTATTTTCGCGAAGTTCACAAACTAAAATCATGGTGCTAACTAAGCAACAAATTCAAGATTTTAAGAATCACTATCATACCCAAGATGAGCGATTTTTTTTATTACCCCCAGGGATTGCTTTAGATCGAAAATATTGTGCTGATAGCCCCAAAAAACGTGAACAATTTCGACAAGCTAATCAAATTAGCTTAGATGATTTTGTAATTGTGCAAATTGGGTCAGATTTTAAACGTAAGGGGGTTGACCGTTCTTTGAGAGCTATTGCAGCTTTACCCGATGCGCTTAGGCAGAAAGTTAGCTATCTGGTCGTAGGACAGGATAATCCTGAACCTTATCAGAAGTTAGCCGATGACTTAGGCATTAGTAAACAAGTGCGTTTTTTCTCCGGTCGTAATGATATTCCTGATTTTCTATTTTCAGCCGATCTCTTGTTGCATCCGGCAAGGCAAGAAGCCGCAGGCATGGTATTGATTGAAGCTTTAGCGGCTGGGGTACCGGTGATTGTGTCGGATATTTCTGGGTATGCTTATCATATCAGCCAAGCTAATGCCGGCATTGTGCTGCCAGAACCTTATGATCAAAGCACATTGAATCAAGCGTTAGAACGGTCTATTAGTGATAAGGAGCAATGGGGTAATTGGCATAATCATGCGATTGCTTATGGTGATAGTGAAGATTTATATCATCTAGCACAACGCGCAGCAGACATTATTTTAGGATGTCGTTATGAATGA